Proteins co-encoded in one Prosthecobacter algae genomic window:
- a CDS encoding PEP-CTERM sorting domain-containing protein, with product MKSHFISRLLTLCAALSALAMPLSSKGSTIIWSSDFNDLFYDAGGQVLDGNFSFEIGSFANGFVPTGSNINDWAANWKVFDRAFDPTPGDPGDGDPEGWNTVDQFYVGSVEHLITGGSGSVDANPADIFAQGEVAYLWVYNTKNRETGTEWALVTDGPGLGDVANDWVFPDPTEPSTTSYEWQLADADTAIYGGLNGTTGGGQPYTIQTSLVPVPEPGPALLLGMAALVGLMSRRRRGAASTIG from the coding sequence ATGAAATCACACTTCATCTCACGCTTGCTCACCCTGTGTGCAGCCTTGTCTGCTTTAGCGATGCCTTTGTCATCCAAGGGCAGCACGATTATTTGGAGCAGTGACTTCAACGATCTGTTCTACGACGCCGGTGGTCAGGTGCTGGATGGAAATTTTTCGTTTGAGATCGGCTCCTTTGCCAATGGTTTTGTCCCCACAGGATCCAACATCAATGATTGGGCGGCCAACTGGAAGGTTTTTGATCGCGCCTTCGATCCGACACCGGGAGATCCTGGTGATGGAGACCCAGAGGGTTGGAACACGGTGGACCAGTTTTATGTCGGAAGTGTGGAACATTTGATCACTGGCGGTTCTGGATCTGTGGATGCCAATCCTGCTGATATTTTCGCACAGGGAGAGGTGGCTTACCTTTGGGTTTACAACACCAAAAATCGTGAAACTGGCACGGAATGGGCCTTGGTGACGGATGGCCCCGGCTTGGGGGATGTGGCCAATGACTGGGTGTTTCCAGATCCGACTGAGCCTTCTACCACTTCGTATGAGTGGCAGCTTGCTGATGCGGACACGGCCATTTACGGCGGACTGAACGGGACCACGGGCGGTGGCCAGCCATACACTATCCAGACCAGCCTGGTGCCAGTGCCTGAGCCCGGCCCGGCACTGCTGCTGGGAATGGCAGCCCTTGTAGGGCTGATGAGCCGCCGCCGTCGCGGGGCTGCTTCTACCATTGGCTGA
- a CDS encoding lipopolysaccharide biosynthesis protein gives MSIGRHLLRGSGANLLDHVVKIGVVFYTAPLMLHGLSEDGYGSWLLAMTVISFFLLLDLGVTLASTRYFAIAVGSGDVAREGTILSVSRRLFRIIGFAIFVCTMASLPLMPWLASHNLSAWEVMAPLAICGSTTALRFASRMPMVLLRAHVRYDLLAWCSIIRSLVQAVMMTIALRSGFGLVGAAIAHGSGDCLELALQRFMARHLPRPGGELSPEATQQTKRELFSYCNSLLLLKVGESFRLQVNPFLISKMCGLSEVPVYSLGMRLITMLEDVVNALFGGQILAAFSQLHGAEDHEALQDQFRRVTRITVSFSTWAVGGLAFFGEAFFKRWMGADFGRAHDVMLILAIPYGLRFMQYPAHSLLYTLNKQRWLVWANFIGGIVTVIFAVALVPFLGLRGVVLGTALEMSVFYLFIMPWLMRDCAKLNPWRYLFGMILQPMALSLALPALYAWWAMGWLTPDYGQLFLCSVGYTFVFTLAVPWVALDARMRQSLWQLFRGRFSWAG, from the coding sequence ATGAGCATTGGCAGACATTTGTTGCGTGGTTCCGGGGCGAATCTGCTGGACCATGTTGTCAAAATCGGGGTGGTCTTTTATACCGCGCCGCTGATGCTGCACGGTCTCTCGGAGGATGGTTATGGCTCATGGCTGCTGGCGATGACCGTCATCAGTTTCTTCCTTCTTCTGGATCTTGGGGTCACGCTGGCCAGCACCCGTTATTTTGCGATCGCTGTCGGTTCAGGTGATGTGGCGCGGGAAGGGACCATCCTCTCGGTTTCCCGACGTCTGTTCCGCATCATTGGGTTTGCTATTTTTGTATGCACGATGGCTTCGTTGCCGCTGATGCCGTGGCTGGCTTCCCACAATCTTTCAGCCTGGGAGGTGATGGCTCCTCTGGCGATCTGTGGGTCCACCACGGCTCTGCGTTTTGCTTCCCGCATGCCCATGGTTTTGCTGCGGGCCCATGTCCGGTATGATCTGCTGGCCTGGTGTTCCATCATTCGTTCGCTCGTTCAGGCTGTAATGATGACGATTGCCTTGCGCTCCGGTTTCGGCCTGGTGGGGGCGGCCATTGCCCACGGTTCTGGGGACTGCCTGGAACTGGCCTTGCAAAGGTTCATGGCACGTCACCTGCCGCGCCCTGGCGGCGAGCTTTCTCCAGAAGCCACCCAGCAGACCAAGCGGGAGCTTTTCAGCTACTGCAATTCGTTGCTGCTGCTCAAAGTGGGCGAGAGCTTTCGGTTACAGGTGAACCCTTTCCTGATCAGCAAAATGTGCGGCCTGTCGGAAGTGCCCGTTTACTCCTTGGGCATGCGTCTCATCACGATGCTGGAGGATGTGGTCAACGCCCTTTTCGGGGGACAGATTCTGGCCGCTTTCAGCCAGCTTCATGGGGCGGAAGACCACGAGGCCTTACAGGACCAGTTCCGCCGGGTCACCCGGATTACGGTTAGTTTCTCCACTTGGGCCGTTGGCGGCCTAGCTTTTTTTGGAGAGGCCTTTTTCAAACGCTGGATGGGGGCTGACTTTGGCCGTGCGCATGATGTCATGCTGATTCTGGCCATCCCTTACGGCCTGCGTTTCATGCAGTACCCCGCACACAGCCTGCTGTACACCCTGAACAAACAGCGCTGGCTCGTCTGGGCCAATTTCATTGGAGGCATCGTGACGGTCATTTTTGCCGTCGCTCTGGTTCCATTTCTGGGACTGCGAGGGGTGGTCCTGGGTACAGCGCTGGAAATGAGCGTGTTTTATCTGTTCATCATGCCGTGGCTGATGCGTGACTGCGCAAAGCTGAACCCTTGGAGGTACCTCTTTGGCATGATCTTGCAGCCCATGGCCCTGTCTCTGGCGCTTCCAGCACTGTATGCCTGGTGGGCAATGGGGTGGTTGACGCCCGATTATGGCCAGCTTTTCCTGTGCAGCGTTGGCTACACGTTTGTCTTTACCCTCGCCGTTCCCTGGGTGGCGCTGGATGCCCGGATGCGGCAATCTTTGTGGCAGCTTTTCAGGGGTCGGTTTTCTTGGGCCGGGTGA
- a CDS encoding ketoacyl-ACP synthase III: protein MIPSIRIKHIAVHVPVFRESTLVRCSGFGYDATFLKEKLGTLELAVKEPGQQTSDLCVAAAKNLETRGVSLDDIGALIVCTQTPDGHGIPHTSAVVHGKLGLPDSCACFDLSLGCSGYVYGLSVVMAFMQVHGIQRGLFFTCDPYSEIVDATDQATSLLFGDAATVTLLEANGPGWAMTDILFGTQGKGGEAIHNRSGKLHMNGREVFNFALTQVPRQIRALLDKRQLTLNEVDLVALHQGSRYIVEKIRERLHLSASKAPVYLEGIGNTVSSAIPLLLEQHLGQRPARILLSGFGVGLSYASALLEWQD, encoded by the coding sequence ATGATCCCCAGCATTCGCATCAAACACATTGCAGTGCATGTCCCGGTCTTCAGGGAAAGCACGTTGGTGCGATGCAGCGGCTTTGGCTACGATGCAACGTTCCTCAAAGAAAAACTAGGCACGCTGGAGCTGGCTGTTAAAGAACCCGGCCAGCAGACTTCCGACCTGTGCGTGGCCGCTGCAAAAAATCTGGAGACCAGAGGCGTCTCTCTGGATGACATTGGGGCGCTGATCGTCTGTACGCAAACCCCCGACGGTCACGGAATCCCCCACACTTCGGCCGTGGTCCATGGCAAGCTCGGACTGCCCGATTCCTGTGCGTGCTTTGATTTGTCCTTGGGCTGTTCCGGCTACGTGTATGGGCTTTCGGTGGTGATGGCTTTCATGCAAGTCCATGGCATCCAGCGCGGCCTCTTTTTCACCTGCGATCCCTATTCGGAAATTGTCGATGCCACCGATCAAGCCACCAGCCTTCTCTTTGGCGATGCCGCCACCGTCACCTTGCTGGAAGCCAACGGCCCTGGCTGGGCGATGACAGACATTTTGTTTGGCACGCAGGGCAAGGGTGGAGAGGCGATCCATAACCGGAGCGGCAAACTGCACATGAACGGTCGCGAGGTTTTCAATTTTGCCCTCACCCAGGTGCCCCGACAGATTCGGGCTCTGCTGGACAAACGCCAACTGACGCTGAACGAAGTGGACCTCGTGGCCCTGCATCAGGGCAGTCGTTACATCGTCGAAAAAATCCGTGAGCGCCTGCACCTGAGCGCCAGCAAGGCCCCGGTTTATCTGGAAGGCATCGGTAACACCGTTTCGTCAGCCATCCCCCTCCTGCTGGAACAGCACCTCGGCCAACGGCCCGCCCGCATTCTCCTCTCCGGATTTGGCGTCGGGCTTTCCTATGCTTCGGCCCTTCTCGAATGGCAGGACTAA
- a CDS encoding ferredoxin produces the protein MADAENKYPQNTAGAYYVDDQCIDCDLCRETAPANFKRDDDGGHSYVYKQPESDDERELAEEALAGCPVEAIGRDGD, from the coding sequence ATGGCAGACGCAGAAAACAAATACCCTCAGAATACCGCTGGCGCATACTACGTGGACGATCAGTGCATTGACTGTGATCTTTGCCGTGAGACTGCCCCAGCCAACTTCAAGCGTGACGATGACGGAGGTCATTCCTACGTTTACAAGCAGCCTGAGTCTGACGACGAGCGTGAGTTGGCTGAAGAAGCCCTGGCTGGCTGCCCTGTCGAGGCCATCGGCCGCGATGGTGACTGA
- a CDS encoding thiazole synthase translates to MLNQSLTIADRTFQSRLMMGTGKFASGELMRQAIIASGTEIVTVALRRADLTGKGDPFANILDFIPKEVLLLPNTSGAMNAEEAVRLARLAVAAGLPNWVKLEIHPDPRYLLPDPIETLRAAEILVKEGFIVLPYINADPVLARRLQDVGTATVMPLGSPIGSHQGITTRRQIEIIISQATVPVVVDAGIGAPSHAAEAFEIGADAVLVNTAIAIANDPARMAAAFKSAVEAGRSAYEIGLGEQHDEADATSPLTTFLYQ, encoded by the coding sequence ATGCTCAATCAGTCCCTCACCATCGCCGACCGCACCTTTCAATCCCGCCTCATGATGGGCACGGGAAAGTTTGCCTCCGGTGAACTCATGCGCCAGGCCATCATCGCTTCCGGAACGGAGATCGTCACCGTAGCTCTGCGCCGTGCCGACCTCACCGGCAAAGGCGACCCCTTCGCCAACATCCTGGACTTCATCCCCAAGGAAGTCCTGCTGCTGCCGAACACCAGCGGGGCAATGAATGCCGAGGAAGCCGTGCGTCTGGCCCGCCTCGCCGTGGCCGCCGGCCTGCCGAACTGGGTGAAACTGGAGATCCATCCCGATCCCCGCTATCTTTTGCCCGACCCGATCGAGACCCTGAGGGCCGCTGAAATCCTGGTCAAAGAAGGCTTCATTGTCCTCCCCTACATCAATGCCGATCCCGTGCTGGCGCGCCGTCTTCAGGACGTTGGGACCGCCACCGTCATGCCCCTGGGTTCCCCTATCGGTTCCCACCAGGGCATCACCACACGCCGGCAGATTGAAATCATCATTTCCCAGGCCACCGTTCCTGTGGTGGTGGATGCCGGTATCGGTGCCCCCAGCCATGCCGCCGAAGCCTTTGAAATCGGAGCCGATGCCGTTTTGGTGAATACCGCCATCGCCATCGCCAACGATCCTGCCCGGATGGCGGCAGCCTTCAAATCCGCCGTCGAGGCCGGGCGCAGCGCTTATGAAATTGGACTTGGGGAGCAGCACGACGAAGCCGACGCCACCAGCCCCCTCACCACCTTCCTGTACCAGTAA
- a CDS encoding glycosyltransferase, translated as MGNLSKVLLVSHNFPPTAGPESSLVKINAEFLHRAGLKVRVLTTTLAHAKQAMDSSLLQGLPKEILVDRVPSPDAVLTERFPRFGRLAAIGAGHYVLPEVYLPWAFPAVAKARGIVQEWQPQVIYSRASKHVSNVVGWRLKKATGLPWVAHFSDPWISAGLHHRPLQRLIGHYFERRILQNADALVFVTQHAADRVLYRYPEEWRKRVHIIPHGYETPVGRLAEIRPPTVAGRALRVIHAGAFYPTLRTPDTLIEALRRLKKTQSLAGRLEINCIGVDTTCYQPKVDAAGLGDVIKLSAGVPFDECQRQIAASDLTLIIDMPGFGGVFLPTKLVEAFAYDHPVLGLAEKDSAVAEVLRGAGLHWAELTDPDDIARCITRLLQDWETGNWGLSPAQRQGMDRFHIDRINQPLLKIFSQVTASISNVYSL; from the coding sequence ATGGGAAACCTGTCTAAAGTCCTTCTCGTCTCCCATAACTTCCCGCCCACCGCCGGGCCGGAGTCTAGCCTGGTTAAAATCAATGCGGAATTTCTGCATCGGGCGGGTTTGAAAGTCCGAGTGCTGACGACTACCCTGGCCCACGCTAAACAGGCGATGGATTCATCCCTGTTGCAGGGCCTGCCCAAAGAAATTCTGGTGGACCGGGTGCCCAGCCCCGATGCCGTCCTGACGGAAAGATTTCCTCGCTTTGGCCGGCTGGCCGCGATTGGCGCGGGCCACTATGTTTTGCCCGAAGTCTATCTCCCCTGGGCTTTCCCGGCCGTGGCCAAAGCGCGGGGAATCGTCCAAGAATGGCAGCCGCAGGTGATCTACTCCAGAGCTTCCAAGCATGTGAGCAATGTGGTCGGCTGGCGGCTGAAGAAGGCCACCGGCCTGCCCTGGGTGGCCCATTTTAGCGATCCCTGGATTAGCGCGGGCCTGCATCATCGGCCCTTGCAGCGTTTGATCGGGCATTATTTTGAGCGTCGGATACTTCAAAATGCTGATGCTCTGGTCTTCGTTACTCAGCATGCTGCGGATCGTGTGTTGTACCGCTACCCAGAAGAATGGCGAAAGCGGGTCCACATCATTCCGCATGGATATGAAACCCCCGTGGGCAGGCTGGCTGAAATCCGCCCACCAACTGTGGCGGGCCGTGCTCTCCGGGTCATTCATGCGGGGGCCTTTTATCCGACTCTGCGCACCCCGGACACATTGATTGAGGCTCTGCGCCGATTGAAAAAGACCCAGTCTTTGGCCGGTCGGCTGGAGATCAACTGCATCGGGGTGGACACCACCTGCTACCAGCCGAAGGTGGATGCCGCAGGCTTGGGCGATGTTATCAAGCTCTCCGCAGGCGTCCCCTTTGATGAATGCCAGCGCCAGATCGCCGCCAGCGACTTGACGCTCATCATCGACATGCCGGGGTTTGGCGGCGTCTTTCTCCCGACCAAGCTTGTCGAGGCTTTCGCCTATGACCACCCGGTGCTGGGGCTGGCGGAAAAGGACAGTGCCGTGGCCGAAGTCCTGCGTGGGGCTGGCCTGCATTGGGCCGAGCTGACCGATCCGGATGACATCGCACGTTGTATCACTCGCTTGCTCCAGGACTGGGAGACGGGGAACTGGGGGTTGAGCCCTGCGCAGCGCCAGGGCATGGACCGTTTCCATATTGATCGCATTAACCAGCCCCTGTTAAAAATTTTCTCCCAAGTGACCGCCAGTATCAGCAATGTCTATTCTTTGTAA
- a CDS encoding class I SAM-dependent methyltransferase, with translation MHALTALFYALETQPEIPVATAQRILFLRAQSHSGLEPLRERLTCEQTWKPHAAGLELQGIRHTRLAEGQYDLILLLPDRQRESILSDFAHAHELLAEGGTLVVALHNDWGAKRMEQHLAEVAPEVKTLSKNHSRVFWATHSSPWKTDVLAQWKINGAMQRILDGRFWSQPGLFNWDRIDEGSALLTEHLPHSLSGAVADLGSSWGFLSDHILRHCPNLRSVDMYESDARALECARRNTGLVPVPVRPRILWKDVTQGVGSACYDTIIMNPPFHDGRETNSMLGLKFITVAAQALRTTGDLWLVANKHLPYENLMKEAFEHHRTVAETRNFKVLHGSKPTLVTRQVKRKSRR, from the coding sequence ATGCACGCCCTTACCGCCCTCTTTTACGCCCTGGAGACTCAGCCCGAGATCCCCGTGGCCACCGCCCAGCGCATCCTCTTTCTTCGCGCCCAGTCCCATTCAGGCCTCGAGCCACTGCGTGAGCGGCTCACCTGTGAGCAAACCTGGAAACCCCATGCCGCAGGGCTGGAGCTTCAGGGCATCCGCCACACCCGCCTGGCCGAAGGCCAGTATGATCTCATCCTCCTCCTGCCCGACCGCCAGCGCGAAAGCATTCTCTCCGACTTTGCCCACGCCCATGAGCTGCTTGCAGAAGGCGGTACCCTCGTCGTCGCCCTGCACAATGACTGGGGTGCCAAGCGCATGGAGCAGCACCTGGCCGAAGTCGCCCCCGAGGTGAAAACCCTCTCCAAAAATCACAGCCGCGTCTTCTGGGCTACCCATTCCTCTCCCTGGAAAACGGATGTCCTGGCCCAATGGAAAATCAACGGTGCCATGCAGCGCATCCTGGATGGCAGGTTTTGGTCCCAGCCCGGTCTCTTTAACTGGGATCGCATTGACGAGGGCTCCGCCCTGCTGACCGAGCACCTGCCCCACTCCCTCAGCGGAGCCGTGGCCGATCTCGGCTCCAGTTGGGGATTCCTGAGCGACCACATTCTGCGCCACTGCCCGAATCTCCGGAGTGTGGACATGTATGAGTCCGATGCGCGCGCACTCGAATGTGCCCGGCGAAATACCGGCCTCGTTCCCGTTCCCGTGCGGCCTCGCATCTTATGGAAAGATGTCACCCAGGGCGTCGGCAGCGCCTGCTATGACACCATCATCATGAACCCTCCCTTTCATGACGGTCGCGAGACGAACAGCATGCTGGGGCTCAAGTTCATCACCGTCGCTGCCCAGGCCCTTCGCACCACTGGGGACCTCTGGCTCGTCGCCAACAAGCACCTCCCCTATGAGAACCTCATGAAGGAGGCTTTCGAGCATCACCGCACAGTGGCCGAGACCCGAAACTTCAAAGTTTTGCACGGCAGCAAACCCACCCTGGTGACCCGCCAAGTGAAGCGAAAAAGCCGCCGTTAA
- a CDS encoding glycosyltransferase: MHAVLLPFGSAGDVFPFLWLGRQLKAQGHEVTLIVACVFEDIVRQAGLQVIPMGSQEQFDRFIADPRVWKLYHGTKLVFEFAGENTEPVLEAIESLIQAGKPPDLLMAPCTVFGARLAREKHGIPLISVHVQPTVMISAHEPPVLLPGMQHLRKLPLRFRQWLVKLPNPADRFAATAVEAACARQGVTPPKSLWWEWADSPDGVLGLFPEWFARPQPDWPANLLLWDFPLEDIAQERPLSAEVAQFLASGDKPIVFTPGSANIQARRFFEVALEAVTALGRRAIFATRQLDQLPPGLPVTVLPVEYVPFSTLIPQAAAFVHHGGIGTLSQGFAAGIPQLIMAMAHDQPDNAFRLEQLGAGIGLTPRTFTPARVQAALHRLLTLPSYQKAARECRANMQQRQPVAGLLRWIETRQNQRSTGG; this comes from the coding sequence ATGCATGCGGTTCTTCTCCCCTTTGGCAGTGCTGGCGATGTCTTCCCCTTTCTTTGGCTAGGCCGTCAGCTCAAGGCCCAAGGGCATGAGGTCACGCTCATTGTGGCCTGTGTTTTTGAGGACATCGTGCGTCAGGCCGGTCTGCAGGTCATTCCCATGGGAAGCCAGGAACAGTTCGACCGATTCATCGCGGACCCACGAGTCTGGAAACTTTACCACGGCACCAAGCTAGTGTTCGAATTCGCCGGGGAAAACACAGAACCCGTGCTTGAGGCCATCGAATCTTTGATTCAGGCAGGCAAGCCGCCAGATTTGCTCATGGCCCCCTGTACCGTCTTCGGCGCACGGCTGGCACGAGAAAAGCACGGCATTCCCCTCATCTCAGTCCATGTGCAGCCAACGGTCATGATCAGCGCCCACGAGCCCCCGGTGCTGCTCCCCGGCATGCAGCACCTGCGCAAGCTCCCGCTCCGATTTCGCCAATGGCTGGTGAAGCTGCCCAATCCGGCCGACCGCTTTGCAGCGACTGCGGTTGAGGCCGCCTGCGCCCGTCAAGGGGTGACTCCGCCCAAAAGCCTGTGGTGGGAGTGGGCCGACTCCCCAGATGGTGTCCTGGGACTTTTCCCAGAGTGGTTTGCCCGCCCCCAGCCAGACTGGCCCGCCAATTTGCTGCTCTGGGATTTTCCCCTGGAGGACATTGCCCAGGAACGCCCGCTAAGCGCCGAAGTGGCCCAGTTTCTGGCCAGCGGGGACAAACCCATCGTTTTTACGCCAGGCAGCGCCAACATCCAGGCGCGCCGCTTTTTCGAGGTAGCGCTGGAAGCCGTCACCGCCCTGGGCAGACGCGCCATTTTCGCCACCCGGCAGCTCGATCAGCTCCCTCCCGGCCTTCCGGTCACCGTCTTGCCCGTGGAGTATGTCCCCTTTTCCACCCTCATCCCCCAGGCAGCCGCCTTTGTGCATCATGGCGGCATCGGCACCCTTTCCCAGGGCTTTGCCGCAGGGATCCCCCAGCTCATCATGGCCATGGCCCACGACCAGCCAGATAACGCCTTCCGGCTGGAGCAACTCGGCGCAGGCATCGGCCTCACGCCCCGCACTTTCACCCCTGCCAGGGTGCAAGCCGCCTTACACCGGCTGCTCACCCTTCCATCTTACCAGAAAGCGGCCCGGGAATGCCGGGCAAACATGCAGCAACGCCAGCCGGTGGCGGGTCTGCTTCGTTGGATCGAAACCCGCCAGAATCAACGATCTACAGGCGGGTAA
- a CDS encoding addiction module protein produces the protein MSAASISSSPLLESAFAVVAKMSRDEKAVLLERVEAELRDDAGVPDWEHQVVQERLRLLDEGISIPIPWEEVKTRLGRKWGKK, from the coding sequence ATGAGTGCCGCTTCCATCTCATCTTCGCCATTGCTGGAGTCTGCATTCGCAGTCGTGGCGAAAATGTCGCGCGATGAAAAAGCAGTACTCCTGGAACGGGTGGAGGCTGAATTGCGAGATGACGCGGGAGTTCCCGATTGGGAACATCAAGTGGTACAAGAGCGCCTGCGTCTGCTGGATGAGGGAATTTCGATTCCAATTCCGTGGGAAGAAGTCAAAACCCGGCTCGGACGCAAATGGGGAAAAAAATAA
- a CDS encoding type II toxin-antitoxin system RelE/ParE family toxin, producing the protein MGKKIIFLPEAEADLDEAAEFYEIQEPGLGDEVFDFLSARIDDLVTTGGLHSFSRGAHRAVVLGRFPYFTIHYRNDPSTITVLAVLDQRRDPEHNLNKLRSRI; encoded by the coding sequence ATGGGGAAAAAAATAATCTTCCTTCCAGAAGCCGAAGCTGATCTCGACGAGGCTGCTGAATTTTACGAAATTCAGGAACCGGGACTCGGAGATGAAGTCTTTGACTTTCTATCTGCACGAATTGACGATTTGGTGACCACTGGCGGCCTCCATTCATTCAGCAGAGGAGCGCATCGGGCAGTAGTCTTGGGCCGGTTCCCGTATTTCACGATTCATTACCGGAACGATCCATCAACCATCACGGTGCTTGCTGTTCTGGACCAACGGCGCGATCCAGAACACAATCTCAACAAGCTACGCAGCCGGATTTAA
- the hemQ gene encoding hydrogen peroxide-dependent heme synthase gives MSPIIPQEGWIVQHLFYHVDHGFWAALTPEEKAERFDRFNATVQSIRSHPKTQLLTFSMVSPKADLGIMLLTPDLQDANRFEKELGQAFGPEVLNATYSYLSMTEWTEYSEKEEDASARIARTENLEVGSEAHTARIAEWKGHMDKYFNDRLYPNMPDWQVMCFYPMSKRRNVGANWYAQEFEKRRELMGGHAKTGRKFSGKVRQLITGSTGLDSHEWGVTLFAHDIFQIKTIVYEMRWDEVTTQYGEFGDFYIGIQLNGEELLQRLLLA, from the coding sequence ATGTCCCCCATCATCCCCCAGGAAGGCTGGATCGTTCAGCACCTCTTTTATCACGTGGACCACGGCTTCTGGGCCGCCCTCACCCCTGAAGAAAAGGCCGAACGCTTTGACCGGTTCAACGCCACCGTCCAGTCCATCCGCTCGCATCCAAAGACCCAGCTACTGACCTTCAGCATGGTCAGCCCCAAGGCAGACCTGGGCATCATGCTGCTGACGCCCGACCTGCAGGATGCCAACCGTTTTGAAAAAGAGCTGGGCCAGGCCTTCGGTCCCGAAGTGCTGAATGCCACCTACAGCTACCTTTCCATGACCGAATGGACGGAATACAGCGAAAAGGAGGAGGATGCCTCCGCCCGCATCGCCCGCACGGAAAACCTGGAAGTCGGTTCCGAAGCCCACACGGCCCGCATCGCCGAGTGGAAGGGCCACATGGACAAATACTTCAATGACCGACTCTACCCGAACATGCCGGACTGGCAGGTCATGTGCTTTTACCCGATGAGCAAGCGCCGCAACGTGGGCGCCAACTGGTATGCCCAGGAATTCGAAAAACGTCGCGAACTCATGGGTGGCCATGCCAAAACCGGCCGCAAATTCTCCGGCAAGGTGCGCCAGCTCATCACCGGGTCTACCGGTCTCGACAGTCACGAGTGGGGTGTCACCCTCTTTGCTCACGACATTTTCCAGATCAAAACCATCGTCTATGAAATGCGCTGGGATGAAGTGACCACCCAGTATGGCGAATTTGGCGACTTCTACATTGGCATCCAGCTCAATGGCGAAGAGCTGCTGCAGCGACTGCTGCTGGCTTGA
- a CDS encoding acyl carrier protein: MKTIPPTLLDLLQEAVPEAKLHTDDDGDRPLGEIGVDSLDKMALLLAVQEKYDLEFTEAEIKDLRTLRDIAEKIPA, translated from the coding sequence ATGAAAACCATCCCCCCCACTCTGCTAGATCTGCTGCAAGAAGCGGTGCCTGAAGCCAAACTCCACACCGATGATGACGGTGACCGTCCGCTGGGCGAAATCGGCGTGGACTCGCTCGACAAAATGGCCTTGCTGCTGGCGGTGCAGGAGAAGTATGACCTGGAGTTCACCGAAGCTGAGATCAAGGACTTGCGGACGCTGCGGGACATCGCGGAAAAAATACCTGCATGA